Proteins encoded in a region of the Tripterygium wilfordii isolate XIE 37 chromosome 21, ASM1340144v1, whole genome shotgun sequence genome:
- the LOC119988543 gene encoding PHD finger-like domain-containing protein 5A — protein sequence MAKHHPDLIMCRKQPGIAIGRLCEKCDGKCVICDSYVRPCTLVRICDECNYGSFQGRCVICGGVGISDAYYCKECTQQEKDRDGCPKIVNLGSAKTDLFYERKKYGFKKR from the coding sequence ATGGCCAAACATCATCCTGATTTGATTATGTGCCGGAAACAGCCAGGCATTGCCATTGGACGACTTTGTGAGAAATGCGATGGAAAATGCGTAATCTGCGACTCCTATGTGCGACCCTGTACTCTTGTCCGAATTTGTGATGAATGCAATTACGGGTCATTCCAGGGCCGATGTGTCATCTGCGGAGGAGTGGGAATCTCTGATGCTTATTATTGCAAAGAGTGTACACAACAGGAGAAGGATAGAGATGGATGTCCGAAGATTGTTAATCTAGGGAGTGCCAAAACCGATCTCTTCTACGAACGGAAGAAGTATGGGTTTAAGAAAAGATGA
- the LOC119988499 gene encoding probable serine/threonine-protein kinase WNK11 isoform X2, which translates to MPSVEPDTSDKDSEPFVEIDPSRRYGRYNELLGSGAVKKVYRAFDQEEGIEVAWNQVKLRNFSDDPAMIDRLYSEVRLLRSLKNKNIISLHHVWRDEVHNILNFITEVCTSGDLREYRKKHKHVSMKALKKWSKQILKGLDYLHTHEPCVIHRDLNCSNLFVNGNVGQVKIGDLGLAATVGNSHSAHSILGTPEYMAPELYEENYTEMVDIYSFGMCLLEMVTMEIPYSECENVARIYKKVSSGTRPQALNKVRDPEVKGFIEKCLAQPRARPSAAELLKDPFFDGIDDDDDDDDENDDTDNS; encoded by the exons ATGCCGAGTGTGGAGCCTGATACGTCCGATAAGGACTCGGAACCATTTGTAGAGATTGATCCGAGCCGACGCTATGGAAGGTACAATGAACTACTTGGTTCTGGTGCAGTAAAAAAGGTTTATAGAGCATTTGATCAAGAAGAAGGCATAGAAGTTGCTTGGAATCAAGTCAAATTGAGAAATTTCAGCGACGATCCTGCAATGATCGATAGGCTATACTCTGAGGTTCGATTACTACGATCCTTAAAGAACAAGAACATTATATCTCTGCATCATGTCTGGCGCGACGAGGTACATAACATCTTGAATTTTATCACCGAAGTCTGTACTTCGGGGGATTTGAGGGAGTACAGGAAGAAGCATAAGCACGTTTCGATGAAAGCATTGAAGAAGTGGTCTAAACAGATTTTGAAGGGATTGGATTATCTTCATACTCATGAGCCTTGTGTGATTCACAGAGATCTTAACTGTAGCAATCTGTTTGTTAATGGGAATGTTGGGCAG gtTAAGATTGGTGATCTGGGATTGGCTGCAACTGTTGGGAACAGCCATTCAGCACATTCTATACTTGGAACACCAGAATACATGGCTCCAGAGCTCTATGAAGAGAACTACACAGAAATGGTGGACATTTACTCATTTGGGATGTGTTTGCTAGAAATGGTAACAATGGAAATTCCATATAGTGAATGTGAAAATGTTGCAAGGATATACAAGAAAGTATCTTCTGGAACTAGGCCTCAAGCCTTGAACAAGGTCAGAGATCCAGAAGTCAAGGGCTTCATTGAGAAGTGCCTTGCACAGCCTAGGGCAAGACCTTCTGCTGCTGAACTTCTCAAAGATCCCTTCTTTGATggtattgatgatgatgatgatgatgatgatgaaaatgatgatactGATAATTCATGA
- the LOC119990188 gene encoding probable WRKY transcription factor 20, producing the protein MEEDKRGKSDESELLILSSDAESGSGDPTPLPENSESCGAGGGSGYGGARYKLMSPAKLPISRSQCVTIPPGLSPTSFLESPVLLSNVKAEPSPTTGSFNKPQLVHGSVGLTSYSVSTVGSNTFAERKSSFEFWRPHARSNMVHAGLNHQKSELSVPVQGHCSSPLASSPSMKSELAVSSNELSLSSPVHIVTSAVSPAAEVDSDEPNQIGNVNSELQASQTDHKGGSGAFAPSDDGFNWRKYGQKHVKGSEFPRSYYKCTHPNCEVKKLFERSHDGQITDIIYKGTHDHPKPLPGCRYTAGSAMSMQDERADKVSSVIDQDGQEDKSLGIYGQISQTVEHNATPELSPGTANDDSPEGAEVDDDDPFSKRRKMDIGGIDVTQVVKPIREPRVVVQTLSEVDILDDGYRWRKYGQKVVRGNPNPRSYYKCTNAGCPVRKHVERASHDPKAVITTYEGKHNHDVPAARNSSHDNAVTSTMNGPSRIRLQESNTISLDLGVGMNSVAEHRYSEQQQLLHPNSMQSQAQTSVSSFEMAQVTPIAPYYVLNGGVNQYGPRGNPREGWSLEIPTLNHSYPYPQNIGRLLTGP; encoded by the exons ATGGAGGAAGACAAGCGAGGCAAGTCTGATGAGTCGGAGCTCCTGATTCTAAGTTCCGATGCCGAGTCCGGCTCGGGAGATCCTACACCGCTACCGGAGAATTCAGAGTCTTGCGGCGCAGGAGGTGGAAGTGGATATGGCGGGGCTAGGTACAAACTGATGTCGCCGGCGAAGCTCCCGATCTCTCGTTCGCAGTGTGTCACGATCCCTCCGGGTCTTAGTCCGACCTCATTTCTTGAGTCTCCGGTTCTGCTATCTAATGTCAAG GCAGAGCCATCCCCTACAACAGGTTCATTTAATAAGCCCCAATTGGTGCATGGCTCTGTTGGCTTGACTTCATATTCAGTGAGTACAGTTGGCTCCAATACCTTTGCAGAAAGAAAATCAAGCTTTGAGTTTTGGCGGCCCCATGCTAGATCAAATATG GTGCATGCAGGTTTGAACCACCAGAAAAGTGAACTATCTGTCCCAGTCCAAGGTCATTGCTCATCTCCACTTGCATCATCACCCTCAATGAAAAGTGAGCTCGCAGTGTCCTCAAATGAGTTGAGTCTATCATCACCTGTTCATATTGTTACATCTGCGGTGAGCCCAGCTGCTGAAGTTGATTCAGATGAACCAAACCAGATAGGAAATGTGAACAGTGAGCTCCAGGCGTCACAAACTGATCATAAAGGTGGAAGTGGGGCTTTTGCACCGTCTGATGATGGATTTAACTGGCGTAAATATGGACAGAAGCATGTCAAAGGAAGTGAATTTCCTCGCAGCTATTACAAATGTACACATCCTAACTGTGAAGTGAAGAAGTTATTTGAACGATCTCATGATGGACAGATAACGGATATTATTTACAAGGGAACACATGATCATCCTAAACCTCTACCTGGATGCAGATATACTGCTGGTTCTGCCATGTCCATGCAGGATGAAAGGGCTGACAAGGTTTCATCTGTAATTGACCAAGATGGTCAGGAAG ACAAGTCCCTCGGCATATATGGCCAGATATCTCAAACTGTCGAGCATAATGCTACCCCTGAACTTTCTCCTGGTACTGCAAATGATGATAGTCCTGAAGGTGCagaggttgatgatgatgatccctTCTCAAAACGGAG GAAGATGGATATTGGAGGAATTGATGTCACTCAAGTGGTTAAGCCCATCCGGGAGCCACGTGTTGTTGTTCAAACTCTGAGTGAGGTTGATATTCTAGATGATGGGTACCGTTGGCGGAAATATGGACAGAAAGTGGTGAGAGGAAATCCTAATCCGAG GAGTTATTACAAGTGCACAAATGCTGGATGCCCTGTCAGAAAACATGTGGAGAGAGCATCACATGATCCAAAAGCAGTTATAACCACGTACGAAGGAAAACACAATCATGATGTACCCGCTGCGAGGAATAGTAGCCATGACAATGCTGTAACATCAACGATGAACGGACCTTCAAGGATTAGATTGCAAGAAAGCAACACAATCAGCCTTGATCTTGGTGTTGGAATGAATTCTGTCGCTGAACATCGATACAGTGAGCAGCAACAGCTGCTGCATCCTAACAGCATGCAAAGCCAAGCCCAAACTAGTGTTTCCAGTTTCGAAATGGCTCAGGTAACGCCAATTGCTCCGTACTATGTTCTGAACGGTGGTGTGAATCAGTATGGAcctagaggaaatccaagggaAGGCTGGAGTCTTGAAATTCCAACGTTAAACCATTCTTACCCGTATCCGCAAAATATTGGGAGGTTATTAACTGGTCCATAA
- the LOC119990101 gene encoding FRIGIDA-like protein 1, which yields MLSQRDGKNKEMTLETIEEALKLVYSKKENLKKAFDDLQSHSTLLSSSSSFSALSWSDIDAHFSSIQASLTRRFEVLQSESSTSHVDRAMAFDEPMSSPIKSIEERLEQGSNREDLTVPPGPSTSSGQPSQQRVCSAESRAELRSLCERMDGMGLRSYIHDHWNEGDVIRAEVSEAFRFSSDPGTMVLDAMEGFYLQNGHSKGDKDPKLFRVRRVCALLLEQFMGLELNFSDKLRERAKNLALEWKGKATTNGENPLEPLGFLNLVAGFGLKSMFDLNELVDYFVNVARYKQATILCRAIGFEDKVPELIQKLIDTGKELLAIKFIFDFGLTERFPPVPLLQSYLKKSKRLAKKMCKNGNSSLKLQNEATAKEVGSLKSVLKVIDDHKLEHEFPRDTLEKRIEVLKKAKAKRKLPPVAPATKPQQQVNQQSKRKLPQEKKAERKQQLAGNKRPRTAGVAGHGAMPMGIAGANSSVLTFQQSHVQPAGLLPDHPALYPSSATGPYGWGSAQATPYPSSSAGTYGYPGAPVGYHDNPNPSASYLYPPESQVPPTYYDRQTPYGGYGIPPQYHPNYYPQ from the exons ATGTTGTCTCAGAGAGACGGGAAGAACAAGGAGATGACACTGGAAACGATAGAAGAAGCTTTGAAGCTTGTCTATTCGAAGAAGGAGAATTTGAAGAAAGCATTCGATGACTTGCAATCTCACTCCACTCTcctttcctcttcttcctctttctccGCTCTCTCTTGGTCCGACATCGACGCCCACTTTTCCTCTATCCAGGCCTCTCTCACCCGCCGTTTCGAAGTCCTCCAGTCTGAATCGTCAACCTCTCATGTCGATCGAGCAATGGCCTTTGACGAACCAATGTCCTCGCCCATCAAGTCGATCGAGGAGCGACTCGAACAGGGATCGAATCGGGAGGATTTGACAGTTCCACCGGGTCCTTCGACGTCTTCTGGGCAGCCGAGTCAGCAACGAGTGTGCTCGGCAGAGAGTCGGGCTGAATTGAGGTCACTGTGTGAGAGAATGGATGGGATGGGACTGAGGAGTTATATTCACGATCATTGGAATGAAGGGGACGTCATTCGTGCCGAAGTATCAGAAGCTTTTCGGTTTTCATCGGACCCGGGGACGATGGTCCTGGACGCAATGGAGGGGTTTTATCTCCAGAATGGCCATTCAAAGGGTGATAAAGATCCCAAATTGTTCCGTGTGAGGCGGGTTTGTGCTCTATTGCTTGAGCAGTTTATGGGTTTGGAACTTAATTTTTCTGACAAACTGAGGGAGAGAGCCAAGAACTTGGCTTTGGAGTGGAAAGGGAAGGCTACTACCAATGGCGAAAACCCTTTGGAGCCATTGGGTTTCTTGAACTTGGTGGCTGGGTTCGGGTTAAAGTCTATGTTTGATTTGAATGAGCTTGTTGATTACTTTGTCAATGTGGCTAGGTACAAACAGGCTACAATACTGTGCAGGGCTATCGGTTTTGAAGATAAGGTGCCCG AGCTCATTCAGAAGCTCATTGACACTGGCAAAGAACTTCTCgctatcaaatttatttttgattttgggTTGACGGAAAGGTTCCCACCAGTCCCTTTATTGCAATCCTACTTGAAGAAATCCAAGAGGCTTGCTAAAAAAATGTGCAAGAACGGAAATAGCTCTCTGAAGTTGCAG AATGAGGCCACAGCCAAAGAAGTCGGTTCATTAAAATCAGTCCTTAAAGTGATCGATGATCACAAGCTCGAACATGAATTCCCAAGGGATACCCTTGAGAAGCGTATTGAGGTGTTAAAGAAAGCAAAAGCAAAGAGGAAACTCCCTCCTGTAGCTCCGGCCACCAAGCCTCAGCAGCAAGTGAATCAACAATCAAAGAGGAAGCTGCCGCAGGAAAAGAAAGCAGAGAGGAAGCAGCAGCTGGCTGGAAACAAGCGTCCACGAACAGCTGGAGTCGCTGGTCATGGAGCCATGCCAATGGGTATTGCTGGTGCCAATTCAAGTGTCCTCACTTTTCAGCAATCTCATGTACAGCCAGCAGGTTTGTTGCCAGACCATCCTGCCCTCTATCCAAGTTCAGCCACCGGACCATATGGCTGGGGTTCTGCTCAAGCCACCCCTTATCCTAGTTCATCAGCTGGAACCTATGGCTATCCGGGAGCACCTGTGGGATATCATGACAACCCAAACCCAAGTGCATCCTACTTATACCCTCCGGAGTCGCAGGTGCCACCCACTTATTATGACAGGCAAACACCTTACGGTGGATATGGTATTCCACCTCAATACCATCCAAATTACTATCCTCAGTAG
- the LOC119988428 gene encoding putative ubiquitin-like-specific protease 1B, with protein sequence MKSIATLIPKMLKRANVIDDESPWTIERQPEVPQQQNGSDCGMFCIKFIEILSADKDVTILKPEDMRFIRKKFAVETWKMGTMRM encoded by the exons ATGAAATCCATTGCAACATTGATCCCCAAGATGCTGAAGCGGGCCAACGTCATCGACGATGAATCTCCATGGACCATAGAGCGTCAACCTGAAGTTCCTCAACAACAAAATGG TTCGGACTGCGGCATGTTCTGTATAAAATTCATAGAGATTCTCTCAGCCGATAAGGACGTGACCATTTTGAAACCTGAGGACATGAGATTTATTAGGAAAAAATTTGCAGTCGAGACATGGAAAATGGGCACGATGAGAATGTAA
- the LOC119989192 gene encoding scarecrow-like transcription factor PAT1, whose product MRASQKNTIPDGSERVYNPDMQDQESYCWTPIQKIEHPSRSDDASQGMHLSVKSFEQYCTLESFCGNDDDYGVHNSPSTASFSPNDSQSYPSDLQDSSDNTCGSPVSRSCVNNNANDFRHKLRELETVMLGPDSDDLDNQISLETEKWKYMMEVIAKGDLKDALCACAKAIANNDMLTAEWLMTELRGRVSVTGEPIQRLGAYMLEGLVAKLASSGSAIYKSLRCKEPAGAELLSYMHILYEVCPYFKFGYLSANGAIAEAMKDERRVHIIDFEIAQGSQWVTLIQALAARPGGPPHIRITGIDDSTSAYARGGGTDIVGQRLTRLAESCKLPFEFCATGISASDVQLGNLGIQPGEAIAVNFPLMLHHMPDESVSTQNPRDRLLRLVKSLSPKVVTLVEQESNTNTAPFVSRFREAMNYYLAIFESIDVTFPREHKERINVEQHCLAGEIVNIIACEGAARVERHEPLGKWRSRFMMAGFKPYPLSSYVNATIKTLLGNYSEQYTLEERDGALFLGWMDRPLVTSCAWR is encoded by the coding sequence ATGCGAGCATCTCAGAAAAATACAATTCCTGATGGGTCTGAGAGGGTCTACAACCCAGATATGCAAGATCAGGAGTCATATTGCTGGACTCCAATCCAAAAAATAGAGCACCCTTCAAGATCTGATGATGCTAGCCAAGGGATGCACCTTTCAGTCAAGTCATTTGAACAATACTGCACCCTTGAATCATTTTGTGGTAATGATGATGACTACGGAGTTCACAATTCTCCATCCACTGCCAGTTTCTCACCAAATGATAGCCAGTCATATCCATCAGATTTGCAAGATTCATCTGATAATACCTGTGGCTCTCCAGTAAGTCGGTCTTGTGTCAACAACAATGCGAATGACTTCAGGCATAAGCTGAGAGAATTGGAAACTGTTATGCTAGGACCTGATTCAGATGACCTTGACAACCAAATTTCCTTGGAGACAGAGAAGTGGAAGTATATGATGGAGGTGATAGCCAAAGGGGACTTGAAAGATGCTCTCTGTGCTTGTGCAAAGGCTATAGCAAACAATGATATGCTCACAGCCGAATGGTTGATGACCGAGTTACGGGGGAGGGTGTCAGTGACTGGTGAGCCAATCCAACGACTGGGAGCCTACATGTTGGAAGGGCTTGTCGCAAAGTTGGCATCTTCAGGAAGTGCAATCTACAAGTCCCTCAGATGCAAAGAGCCTGCTGGTGCTGAGCTCCTTTCCTACATGCACATACTGTATGAAGTGTGTCCATACTTTAAGTTCGGGTATTTGTCTGCAAATGGAGCAATTGCAGAAGCGATGAAGGATGAACGAAGAGTCCATATCATcgattttgaaattgcacaaggcAGCCAGTGGGTCACTTTAATACAAGCTCTTGCTGCTCGTCCAGGAGGGCCACCACACATACGTATAACGGGTATTGATGACTCTACATCAGCATATGCGCGAGGTGGAGGAACAGATATAGTGGGGCAGAGACTAACAAGGCTTGCTGAGTCATGTAAGCTACCTTTTGAGTTCTGTGCTACTGGAATTTCTGCTTCTGATGTTCAACTTGGAAACCTTGGAATTCAACCTGGTGAAGCCATTGCAGTGAACTTTCCCTTGATGCTGCACCACATGCCAGATGAAAGTGTCAGTACACAGAATCCTCGGGACAGACTGCTCAGGCTGGTCAAGAGCTTGTCACCTAAGGTAGTGACTCTGGTTGAGCAAGAATCCAATACTAATACAGCCCCCTTTGTTTCCCGTTTTCGTGAGGCGATGAACTATTATCTGGCTATCTTTGAATCAATCGATGTTACTTTTCCGAGGGAGCACAAGGAAAGAATCAATGTCGAACAGCACTGTCTGGCTGGGGAGATTGTCAACATTATAGCATGTGAGGGTGCTGCAAGAGTGGAACGTCATGAGCCTCTTGGGAAGTGGAGATCTCGGTTTATGATGGCCGGGTTTAAGCCTTATCCACTGAGCTCTTATGTGAATGCTACCATTAAGACTCTGCTAGGGAACTACAGCGAGCAGTATACACTCGAAGAGAGAGATGGAGCTCTGTTCCTCGGCTGGATGGACCGACCTCTGGTTACCTCTTGTGCCTGGAGGTGA
- the LOC119990081 gene encoding probable leucine-rich repeat receptor-like protein kinase At5g05160, protein MLHCVSCHCIRYVFEAESKISHDCISFSCLLSTDEVRMHRRKDFNMLLKLLIGIAALQVFIRVCVVEGELSEIGGTAVKTVDYTPSPVAAVDSEPVSHRKTLYKNLMIFLPLIIGVAVFFLVIHVKIKIAAKSAKDGEILKALEECPENPSKKDDDDEVLRSDRNFSELVFFAEENERFKMEDLLEATADLQSQSLCSSLYKVMLKNNKVYAVKRLKKLQVSLKEFGQTMRKIGNLKHPNILPLLGYHSTNDEKLLIYKFQVNGSLQGLVDNYIEGKREFAWGLRLSIASGIARALEFIYQSSGDREIIPHGNLKLSNILLNENEEPLISDYGFSRFLDPKQGCIVSSNGYTAPEKALSEQADVFSFGIILLELLTGKTVERSGIDLPKWVRSMVREEWTGEVFDKEVNKYARQWAFPLLNVSLKCVSNSPEDRPSMAEVLEKIEEVVNDHDDVSISSMSSFASSQQDCCLLHTVIPETWDTPGSNY, encoded by the exons ATGTTGCATTGTGTATCCTGTCACTGCATTCGATATGTCTTCGAAGCAGAAAGCAAAATCTCTCATGATTGTATTTCATTCAGCTGCTTGTTATCAACAGATGAAGTGAGAATGCATAGAAGGAAGGATTTCAATATGTTGTTGAAGCTGCTGATTGGCATTGCAGCACTTCAAGTGTTCATCAGAGTCTGTGTTGTTGAAGGTGAGTTGTCGGAAATTGGAGGTACTGCAGTGAAGACGGTGGATTACACACCCTCACCGGTAGCTGCTGTGGATAGTGAACCGGTTTCTCATCGCAAGACTTTGTATAAGAATTTGATGATCTTCTTACCATTGATTATTGGAGTTGCAGTCTTTTTTCTGGTAATTcatgttaagatcaaaattgctgCTAAATCTGCGAAAGATGGAGAGATTCTGAAGGCACTTGAGGAGTGTCCTGAAAATCCTTCAAaaaaggatgatgatgatgaggtatTGAGGTCTGATAGGAATTTTTCTGAGCTTGTGTTCTTTGCGGAAGAGAACGAGCGGTTCAAAATGGAAGATCTGCTTGAAGCCACAGCTGATTTACAAAGCCAGAGCCTATGCAGCAGCCTTTACAAGGTAATGCTCAAGAACAATAAAGTTTATGCTGTCAAAAGATTGAAGAAACTGCAGGTTTCACTTAAAGAATTTGGCCAAACTATGAGAAAAATTGGGAACTTGAAGCATCCAAACATTCTGCCTCTTCTTGGTTACCATTCTACCAATGATGAGAAACTCTTGATTTACAAGTTTCAAGTCAATGGAAGCCTACAAGGCCTGGTGGACA ATTACATTGAGGGTAAGAGGGAATTCGCGTGGGGGCTTCGTCTATCGATAGCAAGTGGGATTGCCAGGGCCTTAGAATTCATATATCAGAGTTCCGGTGACCGGGAGATCATTCCTCATGGAAATCTTAAGCTTTCAAACATcctgttgaatgaaaatgaggAACCATTGATAAGTGATTACGGGTTTTCAAGATTTCTAGACCCTAAGCAAGGTTGCATAGTTTCCTCAAATGGGTACACAGCACCAGAGAAAGCCTTATCAGAACAAGCTGATGTGTTCAGCTTTGGAATCATTTTACTTGAGTTGCTTACTGGGAAAACTGTGGAGAGAAGTGGAATAGACTTGCCTAAATGGGTGAGGTCAATGGTAAGGGAAGAATGGACAGGAGAAGTGTTTGATAAGGAGGTTAACAAATATGCAAGGCAATGGGCATTTCCTCTGCTGAATGTCTCCCTAAAATGTGTGTCGAATTCGCCCGAAGATCGACCTTCCATGGCTGAAGTTTTGGAGAAGATTGAAGAGGTTGTGAATGATCATGATGATGTTTCTATATCATCAATGTCTTCTTTTGCTTCTAGCCAGCAAGATTGTTGTTTGCTTCACACTGTCATTCCTGAGACTTGGGATACTCCAGGATCAAATTACTGA
- the LOC119988499 gene encoding probable serine/threonine-protein kinase WNK11 isoform X1 — translation MMPSVEPDTSDKDSEPFVEIDPSRRYGRYNELLGSGAVKKVYRAFDQEEGIEVAWNQVKLRNFSDDPAMIDRLYSEVRLLRSLKNKNIISLHHVWRDEVHNILNFITEVCTSGDLREYRKKHKHVSMKALKKWSKQILKGLDYLHTHEPCVIHRDLNCSNLFVNGNVGQVKIGDLGLAATVGNSHSAHSILGTPEYMAPELYEENYTEMVDIYSFGMCLLEMVTMEIPYSECENVARIYKKVSSGTRPQALNKVRDPEVKGFIEKCLAQPRARPSAAELLKDPFFDGIDDDDDDDDENDDTDNS, via the exons ATG ATGCCGAGTGTGGAGCCTGATACGTCCGATAAGGACTCGGAACCATTTGTAGAGATTGATCCGAGCCGACGCTATGGAAGGTACAATGAACTACTTGGTTCTGGTGCAGTAAAAAAGGTTTATAGAGCATTTGATCAAGAAGAAGGCATAGAAGTTGCTTGGAATCAAGTCAAATTGAGAAATTTCAGCGACGATCCTGCAATGATCGATAGGCTATACTCTGAGGTTCGATTACTACGATCCTTAAAGAACAAGAACATTATATCTCTGCATCATGTCTGGCGCGACGAGGTACATAACATCTTGAATTTTATCACCGAAGTCTGTACTTCGGGGGATTTGAGGGAGTACAGGAAGAAGCATAAGCACGTTTCGATGAAAGCATTGAAGAAGTGGTCTAAACAGATTTTGAAGGGATTGGATTATCTTCATACTCATGAGCCTTGTGTGATTCACAGAGATCTTAACTGTAGCAATCTGTTTGTTAATGGGAATGTTGGGCAG gtTAAGATTGGTGATCTGGGATTGGCTGCAACTGTTGGGAACAGCCATTCAGCACATTCTATACTTGGAACACCAGAATACATGGCTCCAGAGCTCTATGAAGAGAACTACACAGAAATGGTGGACATTTACTCATTTGGGATGTGTTTGCTAGAAATGGTAACAATGGAAATTCCATATAGTGAATGTGAAAATGTTGCAAGGATATACAAGAAAGTATCTTCTGGAACTAGGCCTCAAGCCTTGAACAAGGTCAGAGATCCAGAAGTCAAGGGCTTCATTGAGAAGTGCCTTGCACAGCCTAGGGCAAGACCTTCTGCTGCTGAACTTCTCAAAGATCCCTTCTTTGATggtattgatgatgatgatgatgatgatgatgaaaatgatgatactGATAATTCATGA